The Solanum pennellii chromosome 11, SPENNV200 genome contains a region encoding:
- the LOC107003262 gene encoding protein BUD31 homolog 1-like: MPRVKTNRIKYPEGWELIEPTLAELDAKMREAGNDSNDGKRKCEALWPIFKVAHQRSRYVYDLYYGRNEISKELYEFCLEQGYADRNLIAKWKKPGYERLCCLHCIQPRDHNFATTCACRVPKHLREAAVIECVHCGCQGCASGD; the protein is encoded by the exons ATGCCTAGAGTTAAGACAAACCGTATAAAATACCCCGAGGGTTGGGAGCTGATTGAGCCTACCTTAGCTGAACTGGATGCTAAAATGAGAGAAG CTGGCAATGACTCTAATGATGGTAAAAGAAAGTGTGAAGCACTCTGGCCCATATTCAAGGTTGCACATCAGAGGAGCAGATATGTATATGACCTTTACTATGGAAGGAATGAAATATCTAAAGAGCTGTACGAATTCTGTTTGGAACAAGGTTATGCAGATCGCAACCTGATTGCAAAGTGGAAAAAG CCTGGATACGAGCGTCTCTGCTGCTTGCACTGCATACAGCCCCGGGATCACAACTTTGCGACTACTTGTGCGTGTCGTGTCCCCAAACACCTCAGGGAAGCTGCTGTAATAGAATGTGTACATTGTGGATGTCAAGGTTGTGCAAGTGGTGACTAA
- the LOC107004353 gene encoding uncharacterized protein LOC107004353 — protein MSETPFYPREKLAAKQKYFQSVHKYTHLKGPVDKITSVAIPLALATTATFMIVRGIYNMSHGIGKKQ, from the exons ATGTCAGAAACACCCTTCTATCCCCGAGAAAAGCTTGCTGCGAAGCAAAAGTATTTCCAGAGTGTTCACAAGTATACACACCTGAAAGGTCCCGTTGACAAGATTACCTCAGTGGCCATTCCACTTGCTTTGGCAACTACAGCTACCTTCATGATT GTCAGGGGGATCTACAATATGTCTCATGGCATTGGCAAGAAGCAGTAA